Proteins encoded within one genomic window of Camelina sativa cultivar DH55 chromosome 19, Cs, whole genome shotgun sequence:
- the LOC104765699 gene encoding protein SAWADEE HOMEODOMAIN HOMOLOG 2-like isoform X2, which yields MGRPPSNGGPAFRFILPEVNEMEAILLQHNTAMPGRHILEALADKFSESPERKGKIVVQFKQIWNWFQNRRYALRARGNKAPGKLNVSSMPRMDLPNQMRNVMQPLAAPKTTHMTANQPGMTPAPSGILVPGVMRSGSDNSYLEFEAKSARDGAWYDVQAFLAHRNLEIGDPEVQVRFAGFEVEEDEWINVKKHVRQRSLPCEASECVAVLAGDLVLCFQEGKDQALYFDATVLDAQRRRHDVRGCRCRFLVRYSHDLSEEIVPLRKICRRPETDYRLQQLHNVVNDLANLNQHQIPALDAAAKTSLSQSGASVPIVAPEPKDRSLSTTPATSVQPSSNAAAVPAGSA from the exons ATGGGTCGACCTCCCAGTAATGGCGGTCCGGCGTTTCGATTTATCCTACCCGAG GTGAATGAGATGGAAGCAATTTTGCTACAGCATAATACAGCAATGCCAGGTCGACATATTCTTGAAGCTCTTGCTGATAAGTTTAG TGAATCACCTGAGCGGAAGGGGAAAATTGTTGTGCAATTTAAGCAA ATCTGGAACTGGTTCCAAAATAGGCGGTATGCTTTGAGAGCAAGGGGAAATAAAGCTCCTGGGAAGCTAAATGTATCTTCCATGCCGCGTATGGATTTACCAAATCAGATGAGAAATGTGATGCAACCATTAGCCGCTCCTAAAACCACTCATATGACTGCCAATCAACCCGGCATGACTCCTGCCCCTTCCGGTATTTTAG TTCCCGGTGTCATGAGGAGTGGTTCAGACAACTCCTACTTGGAATTTGAAGCCAAATCTGCCAGGGATGGTGCATG GTATGATGTGCAAGCTTTCCTAGCTCATAGAAACTTGGAGATTGGTGATCCG GAAGTGCAGGTTCGGTTTGCAGGTTTcgaagttgaagaagatgaatggaTAAACGTCAAAAAGCACGTCAGGCAACGGTCTCTCCCATGTGAAGCATCAGAATGTGTTGCAGTTCTTGCCGGAGATCTCGTACTTTGTTTCCAG GAAGGAAAAGATCAAGCTCTTTACTTTGATGCCACTGTTCTTGAcgcacaaagaagaagacatgatGTCAGAGGTTGTCGTTGTAGGTTCTTGGTGCGTTACAGCCACGACCTGTCCGAG GAAATTGTTCCCTTGAGGAAGATTTGTCGGCGGCCCGAGACAGATTACAGGCTACAACAACTTCACAACGTTGTAAATGATTTGGCTAACTTGAATCAGCATCAGATACCCGCCCTAGATGCGGCTGCAAAAACCTCTCTTTCACAATCCGGAGCTTCAGTTCCCATTGTTGCACCGGAGCCGAAAGATCGGAGCTTAAGCACCACTCCAGCCACTTCGGTTCAGCCTAGCTCCAATGCAGCAGCTGTCCCCGCTGGTTCTGCCTAG
- the LOC104765699 gene encoding protein SAWADEE HOMEODOMAIN HOMOLOG 2-like isoform X1, whose product MGRPPSNGGPAFRFILPEVNEMEAILLQHNTAMPGRHILEALADKFSESPERKGKIVVQFKQIWNWFQNRRYALRARGNKAPGKLNVSSMPRMDLPNQMRNVMQPLAAPKTTHMTANQPGMTPAPSGILVPGVMRSGSDNSYLEFEAKSARDGAWYDVQAFLAHRNLEIGDPEVQVRFAGFEVEEDEWINVKKHVRQRSLPCEASECVAVLAGDLVLCFQEGKDQALYFDATVLDAQRRRHDVRGCRCRFLVRYSHDLSEQEIVPLRKICRRPETDYRLQQLHNVVNDLANLNQHQIPALDAAAKTSLSQSGASVPIVAPEPKDRSLSTTPATSVQPSSNAAAVPAGSA is encoded by the exons ATGGGTCGACCTCCCAGTAATGGCGGTCCGGCGTTTCGATTTATCCTACCCGAG GTGAATGAGATGGAAGCAATTTTGCTACAGCATAATACAGCAATGCCAGGTCGACATATTCTTGAAGCTCTTGCTGATAAGTTTAG TGAATCACCTGAGCGGAAGGGGAAAATTGTTGTGCAATTTAAGCAA ATCTGGAACTGGTTCCAAAATAGGCGGTATGCTTTGAGAGCAAGGGGAAATAAAGCTCCTGGGAAGCTAAATGTATCTTCCATGCCGCGTATGGATTTACCAAATCAGATGAGAAATGTGATGCAACCATTAGCCGCTCCTAAAACCACTCATATGACTGCCAATCAACCCGGCATGACTCCTGCCCCTTCCGGTATTTTAG TTCCCGGTGTCATGAGGAGTGGTTCAGACAACTCCTACTTGGAATTTGAAGCCAAATCTGCCAGGGATGGTGCATG GTATGATGTGCAAGCTTTCCTAGCTCATAGAAACTTGGAGATTGGTGATCCG GAAGTGCAGGTTCGGTTTGCAGGTTTcgaagttgaagaagatgaatggaTAAACGTCAAAAAGCACGTCAGGCAACGGTCTCTCCCATGTGAAGCATCAGAATGTGTTGCAGTTCTTGCCGGAGATCTCGTACTTTGTTTCCAG GAAGGAAAAGATCAAGCTCTTTACTTTGATGCCACTGTTCTTGAcgcacaaagaagaagacatgatGTCAGAGGTTGTCGTTGTAGGTTCTTGGTGCGTTACAGCCACGACCTGTCCGAG CAGGAAATTGTTCCCTTGAGGAAGATTTGTCGGCGGCCCGAGACAGATTACAGGCTACAACAACTTCACAACGTTGTAAATGATTTGGCTAACTTGAATCAGCATCAGATACCCGCCCTAGATGCGGCTGCAAAAACCTCTCTTTCACAATCCGGAGCTTCAGTTCCCATTGTTGCACCGGAGCCGAAAGATCGGAGCTTAAGCACCACTCCAGCCACTTCGGTTCAGCCTAGCTCCAATGCAGCAGCTGTCCCCGCTGGTTCTGCCTAG
- the LOC104765699 gene encoding protein SAWADEE HOMEODOMAIN HOMOLOG 2-like isoform X3 — MGRPPSNGGPAFRFILPEVNEMEAILLQHNTAMPGRHILEALADKFSESPERKGKIVVQFKQIWNWFQNRRYALRARGNKAPGKLNVSSMPRMDLPNQMRNVMQPLAAPKTTHMTANQPGMTPAPSVPGVMRSGSDNSYLEFEAKSARDGAWYDVQAFLAHRNLEIGDPEVQVRFAGFEVEEDEWINVKKHVRQRSLPCEASECVAVLAGDLVLCFQEGKDQALYFDATVLDAQRRRHDVRGCRCRFLVRYSHDLSEQEIVPLRKICRRPETDYRLQQLHNVVNDLANLNQHQIPALDAAAKTSLSQSGASVPIVAPEPKDRSLSTTPATSVQPSSNAAAVPAGSA; from the exons ATGGGTCGACCTCCCAGTAATGGCGGTCCGGCGTTTCGATTTATCCTACCCGAG GTGAATGAGATGGAAGCAATTTTGCTACAGCATAATACAGCAATGCCAGGTCGACATATTCTTGAAGCTCTTGCTGATAAGTTTAG TGAATCACCTGAGCGGAAGGGGAAAATTGTTGTGCAATTTAAGCAA ATCTGGAACTGGTTCCAAAATAGGCGGTATGCTTTGAGAGCAAGGGGAAATAAAGCTCCTGGGAAGCTAAATGTATCTTCCATGCCGCGTATGGATTTACCAAATCAGATGAGAAATGTGATGCAACCATTAGCCGCTCCTAAAACCACTCATATGACTGCCAATCAACCCGGCATGACTCCTGCCCCTTCCG TTCCCGGTGTCATGAGGAGTGGTTCAGACAACTCCTACTTGGAATTTGAAGCCAAATCTGCCAGGGATGGTGCATG GTATGATGTGCAAGCTTTCCTAGCTCATAGAAACTTGGAGATTGGTGATCCG GAAGTGCAGGTTCGGTTTGCAGGTTTcgaagttgaagaagatgaatggaTAAACGTCAAAAAGCACGTCAGGCAACGGTCTCTCCCATGTGAAGCATCAGAATGTGTTGCAGTTCTTGCCGGAGATCTCGTACTTTGTTTCCAG GAAGGAAAAGATCAAGCTCTTTACTTTGATGCCACTGTTCTTGAcgcacaaagaagaagacatgatGTCAGAGGTTGTCGTTGTAGGTTCTTGGTGCGTTACAGCCACGACCTGTCCGAG CAGGAAATTGTTCCCTTGAGGAAGATTTGTCGGCGGCCCGAGACAGATTACAGGCTACAACAACTTCACAACGTTGTAAATGATTTGGCTAACTTGAATCAGCATCAGATACCCGCCCTAGATGCGGCTGCAAAAACCTCTCTTTCACAATCCGGAGCTTCAGTTCCCATTGTTGCACCGGAGCCGAAAGATCGGAGCTTAAGCACCACTCCAGCCACTTCGGTTCAGCCTAGCTCCAATGCAGCAGCTGTCCCCGCTGGTTCTGCCTAG
- the LOC104765698 gene encoding uncharacterized protein LOC104765698: protein MGRRIKRKGFINTEAAREFVNHLVAERHSLLLLVPLVLAFWAIERWVFAFSNWVPLVVAVWAALQYGSYQRAILAEDLTKKWKQNVFNASTITPLEHCQWLNKLLSEIWLNFMNKKLSLRFASMVEKRLRQRRSRLIENIQLLEFSLGSCPPLLGLHGTCWSKSGEQKIMRLDFTWDTTDLSILLQAKLSKPFNRTARIVVNSLCIKGDILIRPILEGRALLYSFVSNPEVRIGVAFGGGGGQSLPATELPGVSSWLVKILTETLNKKMVEPRRGCFSLPATELHKTAVGGIIYVTVVSGSNLHRSVLRGSPSRSSDTAEGSSGNSSNSSSSKPVQTFVEVELEQLSRRTEMKSGPNPAYQSTFNMILHDNTGTLKFNLYENNPGSVRYDSLASCEVKMKYVGDDSTMFWAVGSDNGVIAKHAEFCGQEIEMVVPFEGVSSGELTVRLLIKEWHFSDGSHSLNSVHSSSLHSLDSSSTHLSKTGRKIIVTVLSGKNLVSKDKSGKCDASVKLHYGKIIQKTKIVNAAECGWNQKFEFEELAGEEYLKVKCYREEMLGTDNIGTATLSLQGINNSEMHIWVPLEDVNSGEIELLIEAVAPEYSEADSSKGLIELVLVEARDLVAADLRGTSDPYVRVQYGEKKQRTKVIFKTLQPKWNQTMEFPDDGSSLELHVKDHNTLLPTSSIGNCIVEYQGLKPNETADKWIPLQGVTHGEIHVRVTRKVKEVQRRASTDSGSPFNKALLLSNQMKQVMIKFQNLIDDGDLEGLAEALGELESLEDEQEEYLVQLQTEQMLLINKIKDLGKEILNSSPVQAQIHSPSRSGSGSGTGSYTRRLPAPM, encoded by the exons TTTGGGCTGCTCTTCAG TATGGAAGTTACCAAAGGGCAATACTTGCTGAAGATCTTACAAAGAAGTGGAAGCAAAACGTTTTCAATGCGTCG ACGATAACTCCTTTGGAACATTGTCAATGGCTTAACAAGTTGCTCTCTGAAATTTGGCTAAACTTCATGAACAAGAAACTTTCTCTCAGATTTGCTTCCATGGTAGAG AAACGACTGAGGCAACGAAGGTCAAGACTAATA GAAAATATACAATTGTTGGAGTTTTCTCTTGGCTCATGCCCTCCTTTGCTGGGACTCCATGGAACTTGTTGGTCCAAATCAGGGGAACAG AAAATTATGCGATTAGATTTCACTTGGGACACAACAGATCTAAGTATCTTGTTGCAAGCCAAGCTGTCCAAACCGTTTAATCGAACAGCACGAATCGTTGTCAACAGTCTTTGCATCAAGGGTGAT ATTCTGATCAGACCGATTCTTGAAGGAAGAGCATTGCTCTATTCCTTTGTATCGAACCCTGAAGTTAGAATTGGAGTAgcttttggtggtggtggtggccaGTCTCTTCCCGCAACAGAGCTTCCCGGCGTCTCGTCTTGGCTG GTCAAAATCCTAACAGAAACGTTGAACAAGAAGATGGTAGAGCCACGCCGGGGATGTTTCTCGTTACCTGCAACCGAACTTCACAAAACAGCCGTCGGGGGAATAATCTATGTAACCGTAGTCTCTGGTAGCAATCTTCACCGCAGTGTTCTTCGCGGAAGCCCCTCGAGAAGTTCCGATACTGCAGAGGGTAGCAGCGGAAacagcagcaacagcagcagtaGCAAACCTGTTCAGACATTTGTTGAAGTTGAACTCGAACAGCTTTCTCGACGAACCGAGATGAAGTCAGGACCGAATCCAGCTTATCAATCAACgtttaatatgattttacaTGACAACACAGGGACACTTAAGTTTAATCTCTATGAGAACAATCCTGGGAGTGTCAGATACGATAGTCTCGCTAGCTGTGAAGTTAAG ATGAAATACGTAGGTGATGATTCAACAATGTTCTGGGCCGTTGGATCTGATAACGGTGTGATTGCCAAACACGCTGAGTTCTGTGGTCAAGAAATCGAGATGGTTGTTCCGTTTGAAGGAGTTAGCTCTGGCGAG CTAACCGTCAGGCTACTTATAAAAGAATGGCATTTCTCTGATGGCTCACATAGCTTGAATAGTGTTCATTCGAGTTCTTTACACTCCCTCGACAGCTCCTCTACACATCTCTCCAAAACCGGCCGGAAGATTATTGTGACTGTTTTGTCTGGAAAGAACCTTGTTTCTAAAGATAAGTCCGGCAAATGTGATGCCTCTGTCAAGTTACACTACGGAAAA ATTATACAAAAGACGAAGATAGTTAACGCAGCAGAGTGTGGCTGGAACCAGAAATTTGAGTTTGAAGAGTTAGCCGGTGAAGAATATTTAAAGGTGAAATGCTATAGAGAAGAGATGCTTGGCACGGACAACATCGGTACAGCTACATTGAGTCTACAAGGAATCAATAATAGTGAAATGCATATATGGGTTCCGCTTGAAGACGTTAATTCTGGAGAAATAGAGCTTTTGATCGAAGCTGTGGCTCCTGAGTACAGCGAA GCAGATTCTAGTAAAGGCTTAATTGAATTGGTTCTTGTTGAAGCGCGAGATCTTGTGGCCGCAGATCTTAGAGGAACCAGTGATCCTTATGTTAGAGTTCAATatggagagaagaaacagagaacaaaG GTCATTTTTAAGACATTGCAACCGAAATGGAACCAGACAATGGAGTTTCCAGATGATGGGAGCTCCTTGGAGCTACATGTCAAAGACCATAACACTCTGCTTCCGACATCAAGTATAGGTAACTGCATCGTGGAGTACCAAGGGTTGAAGCCAAACGAGACTGCCGATAAGTGGATACCTCTCCAAGGAGTGACACACGGCGAGATCCATGTCAGAGTCACGAGGAAAGTCAAAGAGGTTCAGAGACGCGCCAGCACGGATTCTGGCTCCCCGTTTAACAAAGCTCTGTTGTTGTCCAACCAAATGAAGCAGGTGATGATAAAGTTTCAGAATTTGATTGACGATGGAGATCTTGAAGGTCTTGCTGAAGCTTTAGGAGAGCTGGAAAGTTTGGAAGACGAACAAGAAGAGTATTTGGTTCAGCTTCAGACAGAGCAAATGCTGCTTATCAACAAGATCAAAGACCTTGGCAAGGAGATTCTTAACTCATCTCCGGTTCAAGCACAGATTCATTCCCCATCTCGATCAGGGTCAGGTTCGGGGACAGGATCGTATACTCGGAGATTACCCGCACCAATGTAG
- the LOC104765699 gene encoding protein SAWADEE HOMEODOMAIN HOMOLOG 2-like isoform X4, with translation MEAILLQHNTAMPGRHILEALADKFSESPERKGKIVVQFKQIWNWFQNRRYALRARGNKAPGKLNVSSMPRMDLPNQMRNVMQPLAAPKTTHMTANQPGMTPAPSGILVPGVMRSGSDNSYLEFEAKSARDGAWYDVQAFLAHRNLEIGDPEVQVRFAGFEVEEDEWINVKKHVRQRSLPCEASECVAVLAGDLVLCFQEGKDQALYFDATVLDAQRRRHDVRGCRCRFLVRYSHDLSEQEIVPLRKICRRPETDYRLQQLHNVVNDLANLNQHQIPALDAAAKTSLSQSGASVPIVAPEPKDRSLSTTPATSVQPSSNAAAVPAGSA, from the exons ATGGAAGCAATTTTGCTACAGCATAATACAGCAATGCCAGGTCGACATATTCTTGAAGCTCTTGCTGATAAGTTTAG TGAATCACCTGAGCGGAAGGGGAAAATTGTTGTGCAATTTAAGCAA ATCTGGAACTGGTTCCAAAATAGGCGGTATGCTTTGAGAGCAAGGGGAAATAAAGCTCCTGGGAAGCTAAATGTATCTTCCATGCCGCGTATGGATTTACCAAATCAGATGAGAAATGTGATGCAACCATTAGCCGCTCCTAAAACCACTCATATGACTGCCAATCAACCCGGCATGACTCCTGCCCCTTCCGGTATTTTAG TTCCCGGTGTCATGAGGAGTGGTTCAGACAACTCCTACTTGGAATTTGAAGCCAAATCTGCCAGGGATGGTGCATG GTATGATGTGCAAGCTTTCCTAGCTCATAGAAACTTGGAGATTGGTGATCCG GAAGTGCAGGTTCGGTTTGCAGGTTTcgaagttgaagaagatgaatggaTAAACGTCAAAAAGCACGTCAGGCAACGGTCTCTCCCATGTGAAGCATCAGAATGTGTTGCAGTTCTTGCCGGAGATCTCGTACTTTGTTTCCAG GAAGGAAAAGATCAAGCTCTTTACTTTGATGCCACTGTTCTTGAcgcacaaagaagaagacatgatGTCAGAGGTTGTCGTTGTAGGTTCTTGGTGCGTTACAGCCACGACCTGTCCGAG CAGGAAATTGTTCCCTTGAGGAAGATTTGTCGGCGGCCCGAGACAGATTACAGGCTACAACAACTTCACAACGTTGTAAATGATTTGGCTAACTTGAATCAGCATCAGATACCCGCCCTAGATGCGGCTGCAAAAACCTCTCTTTCACAATCCGGAGCTTCAGTTCCCATTGTTGCACCGGAGCCGAAAGATCGGAGCTTAAGCACCACTCCAGCCACTTCGGTTCAGCCTAGCTCCAATGCAGCAGCTGTCCCCGCTGGTTCTGCCTAG